TTATTGGGGGTGAGTAGTCTCTCCCAACTCTATAGTATATCGGCCCCCTCCCATTTAGCACAACCTCTGGCAGGCTTCTCTCAACCTCATATGCATCTGCAGGTACTATTACAGTCATATTTGGTATAACCCTCATTAATGCTATATCCTCCAACGCCTGGTGGCTTGATCCATCGATGCTATCGCTATACCCAGCATGTGTGGCTATGAACTTAACATTTAGATTCATCCTAGCAGTTGTATTCCTTATCTGCTCCCAGGCCCTCATAAGAAACATTGCGAAGCCTACTACAACAGGCTTCATCCCGCTTGCTGCGAGTCCTGCGGCGAAGTTCACCATATGTTGCTCCGCTATACCAACGTTGAAATATCTCTCGGGAAAACGATCTCTGAAGTATGAGGCTCTAGTGGAATCACCTACATCAGCTGTGATCACAACCAAGTCTCTATCAACCTCCCCAAGACGCACTAGGGTTCTCCCAAGCGCTTCACGCATTGAGGATAGCTCTTTTAACACTATCGACACCCGGCTTCTGGATCTTTGTGTTCTCTATCTCAACAACACCCTTCCCTCTAACAGTTTTAGCAAATATAGCTGTTGGCATGTTAGAGGATAGAGCCTCGCTTATAGCTCTATCCAGGCTAGCAATGCTATGTCCATCACACATTATAACTTTCCACCCAACGATCCTCCATACATATGGTAGATAGTGCTTTGGCTTTATATCCTCTGTTGAGCCATCCAGCTGAAAGCCATTGTTGTCGACGATCACCACTAGGTTATCCAGCTTTTTAGCAGCAGCATGTGTCATAGCCTCCCAAACCTCTCCCTCATCCTGCTCACCATCCCCCATAACAACGTATACCCTTCCCCTACCACCTCGGATCTTGATCCCCATTGCAACTCCTACACCAAAGCTAAGGCCCTGCCCAAGACTCCCAGTAGACATATCAACTCCTGGTATGCTTATCTCTGGATGTCCTTGGAGAATGCTAGATATATCATGGATCTTCTCAAGCTCTTTTATAGATATAATCCCACTTTCTGCTAGGGCCGCATAGAGGGTTGGGGCTGCGTGTCCCTTGCTTAGTATAAGCCAATCCCTATTTATAGGATCACTAGATCTTCTTAAATATTTAAACATTAGTATAGCTAGTATTTCTACAGAGCTTAACGAAGATCCTAGATGTAGGGATTGATCGTGGAGATACATATTCAGAACATGACTTCTTATCCTAGAAGCTAGGAGCTCTATATCCCCTAAGCTT
This genomic interval from Sulfolobales archaeon contains the following:
- a CDS encoding transketolase family protein; the encoded protein is MVLKELSSMREALGRTLVRLGEVDRDLVVITADVGDSTRASYFRDRFPERYFNVGIAEQHMVNFAAGLAASGMKPVVVGFAMFLMRAWEQIRNTTARMNLNVKFIATHAGYSDSIDGSSHQALEDIALMRVIPNMTVIVPADAYEVERSLPEVVLNGRGPIYYRVGRDYSPPITKDLEEGFKIGRASILRDGEDVAIIGAGVVLWSALEASKELERMGISAAVINMSTIKPIDEEIIERYARKTGAIVTIEEHSIYGGLGSAVAEVVVSRYPVPMRMLGAKTFGRTAKTHEELIEYFGLGRNSVVKAVLEVIRGVRRDRNA
- a CDS encoding 1-deoxy-D-xylulose-5-phosphate synthase N-terminal domain-containing protein translates to MGNPRSLGDIELLASRIRSHVLNMYLHDQSLHLGSSLSSVEILAILMFKYLRRSSDPINRDWLILSKGHAAPTLYAALAESGIISIKELEKIHDISSILQGHPEISIPGVDMSTGSLGQGLSFGVGVAMGIKIRGGRGRVYVVMGDGEQDEGEVWEAMTHAAAKKLDNLVVIVDNNGFQLDGSTEDIKPKHYLPYVWRIVGWKVIMCDGHSIASLDRAISEALSSNMPTAIFAKTVRGKGVVEIENTKIQKPGVDSVKRAILNA